Within Paroedura picta isolate Pp20150507F chromosome 13, Ppicta_v3.0, whole genome shotgun sequence, the genomic segment AAAATCTGTAGTTATGTGCAACAAAATCTGCTGTCATTTGAGTTCTGTTTAAAGACATCCACACACATGTGCAAGAAATAGATGGGAAGCTCACAGTTGTTGcagtcttctcctctccctcttggCCTGGCCTTTGAGGAATCTCAGAGctgtttccaatcgccttccctttcctctccccacaacagacaccatgtgagagaggtgaagctgggggagccctgatattcctgctcagtcagaacagctttatcaggaccatgactgacccaaggtcacccaactggctgcatgtggaggaatgggaaatcaaacgtAGCTCAccagctcttaaccactctgcCAAGTCACCACCAGGTTCATCACCAAGGCTCGGTTCAGTTGAATGAGATCTTTTCCCAGTTTCCCAGTTGTTTTGAGCAATCGGTCCTTTGGGAAGGAATCGATAACAGGTGACTTAAATACATTTTTGGTTCCTATCAAAACTGAGAAGGAACAGACTACAAGTTTCAGCACAATGGTGCATGGAAGATGGGCTGCTTGAAGCTGTTCTTGTTTTCTAAGAGGGTGGGGAGTTGTATCATGAAACTATTTTCTGCTGTGTCATAATGTATGGGGGAGACCAAGCCTTCCTCTCCAGAGGTGCTGGAAGTAAAGAGCTGTTTCTCATCAGTCAACAGGTAGTATTCAGGTGGGTTAGAGTGGGCCAGACTCTTGGATTCTAAGCCACTGTAGATCAAGTGGATAACAGTTCCCAAGAACGGATAAGAGCCCGAATAAGCGACTGCCAATTCTGACCAGTAACGTCTGGTGGCAAAGATGAGGACCAACATGAGAAGGCTATTAAGCCATATTAATGAATGGGGATGTTACAACCAGGGACCCCTGGAAAGGTAGTTGGACTGAGCAAAAGCTCAAACACTACAGACCATTGCTTTTGGacccaatttttgttttgttacttcagaccaacacagctacccacttgaatctacaggCCATCAGTTCAATTGAGACAAAACCACACACTGCCATCCTGTCCCCCTGGGAAAGGTGGTAGCTGGCCAAATGCATCCTAATAGAAAAAGCCTTTGGATGAGAGGGGCCCAAGTTGCACATGGAGAGATCTGATGTGAAGAAGTGGTGGTGGGTAGATGCTGGTAAGGCAGAGGAACGTTTATGTCACTTTCAGTGGTGGCCTGCCTTGCGTGTGACTCTTCTGCACAATAATTAACCACAGTGgggaaaagcacttccttgtagcttCTTTGAAGTGGGCCCTTACAGCTTCTGTGCATATTGCCGGCAACCTGCCACTCAACTTCGGGATACCAGAAAgtctgttttgtttcctgcatGTATGTGGGAGGGTAGCATGACCCCCCTTTTCCAAAGGACGGATACTATCCATCTTTAATGGGACCACCCCAGGCTGAGGTtcacaggggattttttttttatggcttCCACTGTTGATCTATGCCAATTGCCCAGCAACTAAAAACAAATCCTCCATCCATAAAACATGGTGGCCATGTTGGGGCTTTGGATCTCCAAAAACCAGTGGGTGGTGAGGTCCTTTAGTGCAGAATCTCCGTGAATATTTGGTAGCTTGTACTCTCATCCAAAAAAGAATCAGAAACAGCAGGGGCTATAAGTGGTAGTTGACCCCAGTGATATCATGGCAGGTACTGGATTTTCTGCCCACAAACATGTATGACGCATTTAGACAAGGTTCAAGGATCCCTGTGGTGAGCTGCTTGGCTCCCTGTGCCGGCAGTCTCCACCTTCTCCTTATCTGGCAGTGGTGCAAGACCAGTTGTGATTCTGCAGCAATCAGAGCCTAGCTCTTATAGCTCTTGGAGAATATTGGCAAACAAGTGTGTGTTTTGTAGCCGTAGAATGATGGGAGTGGCTGTTCCAGTTCCCTGAACTAAGCTTCAAGGCTTAATCTGAGTTTCATTTTCCCCTAAGCTGCAGCTTCACGTTTCCAAACTTGCGTGCAGGAAACAGGGGAAGGGAAGTCCCCTCCAGCTCAAGAGGAGCCTGTTGCAGACTGGGATTCTGCTTGGAAAACAATCTTTGCTGCCTTCTCAAAGCTGAATAAGGCTGCGTTCACACATGTGTGTTGCCTTCCCTTTAGTTGTTGCTTCAGCCATCATAACTTGCACGTGGAAATGACCTCTGGCAGTCAGGTACCTCAGACacagttattatttttaaatggaaggCTAGAGTGCATATATGAGCAGCAACTATTTAgtgatggctaaatggaacctccatgtgcagatgCAGTATACTTAAGAATAGAGGTTGGTGGGTATCAtagcagggaagaagaagagctggtttttaaacgCCACtcttcagtacctgaaggagtctcaatcgccttcccttcccctcccccaagcaaacagcctgtgagataagtggggctgagagacccctgagattacaactcctaagaacagctctatcaggactgtgactagcccaaggtcacccagctggctgcatgtgggggagcggagaatcacacccagctcatGCTGTTGCATTCATTTTTTGGTTGTTGCTTTCCCAGGAGCATACTGTTTGCCAGATTCCTTGTGTGTATCAGGCCTGAgcttgggaaggaaggagaaatcttGGGAAGGTGGTGTTACCAATGTAGTATTTCGTTCCTTGTACTAATTATTTCCCTGCTTTGATGACCACGAGTAGATCCTACAGCTGCTAAAAGCACAGGATCCCTGCTAGGAAAAAGGTGACCATATTGTCTTCCTGTCTCTTTGACCATGAGCTGTGAGCGTGTGCCTGTCTGTGCAGTAGGCATGGGGCtgaagacaaaggcaagacaaagGTATTCTCTGTAAACATGCTGCCACCTCCCAGGGAATCAATGAAGGTCAGCATTGGTCAGAGCAACTCAAGGGAGAGAGCATAGAGAATGTCTGAGAGGTGACGCACATAAGATTGGTAGAAAATGCCATAAAGATTGAAATTGTATACTTAGTTCTTGGTAGGCAGTTTAAAAGGTAAGACGATGGACGTGTCAGATTGGTAGAAAATGCCATAAAGGTTGAAATTGAGTACATAGTTCCTGATAGACGGTTTAAAAGGTAAGAATTTGGACTGGGAACAGGGAAAGTATACAAAATGGAGTGATTGAGtaacagaggaagagaaaaaggagtgAAATGTTCTGACTGGATGAGACAATGTGATTGAGATGATGGTTACAGGGAAGTTAAGAAACAGCTTTTTATTGTCCTTTTTACATCTAGCTAGTTTAGGTAGATACCCAgtcctgggtggcccaggctagcttaatCTCATCAagtctcagaagctgagcagggctggccctggttagtccttagATGGAAGGCTACCAAGGACATCCAGGGTCTCTGTCCAGAGGCAGGTGACCCACTTCTGAccattcttgccttgaaaagcccacagggtcaccttaagttggctgcaacttgatggtgctTTATACACACAGGTTAGGTagctggcattttttaaaaggaaggtagAAAGTGGGATATGATTAGGAAAGATCAGATTTATTGTATATTGAATTCCCTATTTCAAGTTTTTTTCGTGTTCACTTTCTTTTATAAACACAACATCCTTGGGGTCCTTTTGTGCCCTCAGCAGTTTTGCTGAAACCTAAGATTAATGGCTTCAGGAGTAATGCTCATATTAGGTGGGtaactatgttggtctgaagcagcagagcaaagttggaTCCAATGGCGTTTTatcctgggtgtaagctttcacacttcttcagatacatcgaAACAGAAGGCATCAGCCTTTACATATAGGTAGCAGGTGAGGAGATGTTGCAAAGAAGggacatacagcataataaaataaatttacaaaGGAAGGGACAACTGAATGACATTAACATATATAGCCAGATAAGAAGCCAGTGTCTCTGTCAGGGCCTGAAGATTCCATTGTATTCAGTGGTATAATAACTGGTAACTCAGCAATTTCCCACAGATCAGTTTCTGAAGTCCCGTTCCAACAAAACCACTACTTTGAAGTCAGACATTTAATGTCCTGGAAGTTTGAAGTGTGCTACAGAtatcagttttgtgattcttgatccCAGATTTGTACTGATTTATGAGCAAGAaaatgagcctgagatggtgtgATTGATATttggtccagtgattgtgttgtctgggtgtaTTTGGCAGCAAAGTAGGCATTTGGGTGTATTGTAAACTGTGATaacagtgtccatgttcaaattatatattgtattattgtgggtgagtactgaggagggggaggtagaccttttcttgcacacaaaaAGCCcttgtgtgcaagaaaaggtctacccccctccccagtacttgtgaaagagaactgtcattgtcTAGTAGTAAATCACTGTTGATGCATTGAACTCTTGAGGTGAAAGCTCTATGTGGCTGCTAGCAGCGTTCTGTTATTGCCTTTTTGGGTCCTGTCTTACAACAGCGAACGGAGATTTAAGTGCATGTGGGTCTGGCATCATACTTTACGGAGACCGAAAGGGGCAGGGAATGGGTGGCACTTCAGTGAGCAAAATGTCCCAATGTCCTGGTAGGAAGCATCTCTCACTATGTCAGTGTCTTAGTTCACAGACGAAGGAGACCTATTAGAAGGCGGCAGGCCTCTTGCTGTCCTCCTgagttgccccctcccccacggtGGCTGCAACAGCTCATCCACACTGCAGAGATAGTCTCACTCGCCTTTCTGTGGGTCATGTTTTGGGTTCAGTCATGATTCAGCACTGTCTGCAGGGAAACAATGTGCTGACTCAGCCTCTAGTAGCCAGCAGGCATGTCTGTGGCCCAGCGCCCTCTCTCATGCCAGCTTTTGTTTCTAAACACGACTGCACACTCAGAGAATTTATTTCACAATGCCTGACCCAGTTCCTCCGGGGCTCACTGATGTGGCAGGCTAGAAGCCCAGTTTAAACCACAGTGAGTCACTGCATTTCGGCTCCATGCTCAGCAGATACAGACTTGCTCCCTCTGGGTCTTTGTTGCCTCCCTTTGCTTGGCAAAAAGAGCTGCCCTGTTTGCCTTTCCAACTAGCGAATGGAGGTGGACTTCCCTGAAAGGGGGACAAGCGGAGCTTCAGCCTCATCTCTGGGATATATTTTTTGATTTGGGAATATGCTCTCGTTAACGCCTTGGCTGAACTCCAGTTGGTCAGGCCCAGAGGCCACAGCTGTCCGTATCAGTACTTCACTTACGGCCAGCTGTAAGGCAGAGACTTAAAGTGGGTTACAGGCAGTATATTTGCATACGCATTTGTTCATTAATTTGCAGGAGGCAGAATTGAAAAAATGTCTCAGCTCTCTCTGACAAGGCTATTACCTGCGGGCAGGAAACAGCTCCATGCTTGTGCATCAAGGGACGATCTTTCACACTCTTTTTACCCAGCAATGGCTCCAACTGAGAGGCAGAAGCCCATCTAACCTctaacaatctccttccttctcctctctcctTGCTCAGCTCAAGGCCCAGGCACAAGGCAGCTCTGAGGAGggccactgcctcctcctcctcaggcaaATGGAGGAACTCTCGGACCTGGACGAGTTGATCGGTAACCAGTCATGCCTCAAGCTGGCCAGCAACATCAAGGCCTACGTTGCCATGGTGAGCCTCGGGCGGGAAGATGGTTGCTCCAGAACCGGGAGTGTGGAATTATGGGAGTGGGCTCCAGTCGAACTCTTCAGCCtcctttctctgcccccccccccggtagatGAATACCAGTGTTTTCAAAAATTGTCAGGGTCCAGAGTTACCACATTTTGGGGTTGACCGGGATGTAAGAAcactcccccactcccaccccccagcaatTATTGGTaagggtgccaactccaggtcagaaaattcctggagatttgggggcagagcctaaAGGTCGTAGACTTTAGAGACAGGAGGGATCTCGGAGGCACAATGTCACTGAataccccctccaaagcagccattttctccagggaacttatCTCTGGCATCtggaggtgtaattccaggagatgtccaggtcTCCCCTAGAGACCATCCACCCTATATGGGGGAAAGCATCAGATTCGGTGTGTGCTGCCTGTTGAAATAAGCCATGTCCcactttaatttcattttttgtcTCAAAGCCCTATTAAAATTTGGGAGGCCTGCATCTTCCCTAACTGTCAAGCATGTCAATTCGGGATTATACTAGAACTGTAGGAACGTTCTCTGTGCTTGTTTTTTCTTTCAGGTGACGGAGAGTGTTATTCGTAAGAGTGCTCAGACTGGTGAGTCCAAACAGGGGAGGTTGGGCAGGATGTCTccattggtttaaaaaaaatcattttggaaATCAAATAATAGGGGCAATCTGAATTCAGAGGACATTTGGGCAAAAATGTCCCTTTGCATAGTAAGGGCAGGGAAAGACAAGTTCTTCTGCCATGTCTTAGAACGGATCACGCCCCCACAATCTGTGCCCCTTTTATCCTCTGGCCTGAATTTCCAAATATAAAAGCCAGCAGTGACCAGTGAATTGCTTCCTATAATCAAGTTGTGACCAGCCAGGGTGCTTTGAGAAAGCAACAATTCTATTCTGCTTCAAGGAAACCATACCCTGATTCAAAGGCACTAAATCCCTTAGAGCAAGTGGATTAATGAAAGCTGGCTTCTCTCGGGACAGAGGATTTGGGATTTGTATGCAGTGGTTACAAGCAGCAGTTTctgatctggggagccaggtgttccccctcctccacacacacccagATCGGTGAccgattagagcaggggtagtcaaagtgcggccctccagatgtccatggactacaattcccagaagcccctgccagcaaatgctggcaggggcttctgggaattgtagtccatggacatctggagggccgcactttgactacccatGGATTAGAGCTTTTATCACAGAACAGTTGTGGCAGAGCTCTCAACCACACCTGCCTTGCCTCTGGatgggtgaggaagggaaaggtgattgtaagccgctctgaaacTCCctcaggtattgaaaagcagagtataaaaaccaactcttcttcattcctCTTGCAACGCCTTAGCTATTTCCTTAATTTCCAACACACATTGGTTGACATCTGCTTCTCTTCTGCTGCAGATACTTCAAATAAGGCCACCAACTCTTCCGGTGGACAGCTGGTGGTCAGGCAGCCGAGCAGCAAACCTTCAGCCCACCTCACGCTCAGGGGCTGGAAGCCATCCCAGGCAGGTGAGTgacaatttaaaacaaagaggGGGTGGTTAGAGGGGGATCAAGTGCAGACCTCTCTCAAGCACCTCTCCTATTGTGGGAGATTTCCGCAGCATGAGTTTTCAGGCTTTCATGTTGCCCTAGCAGAGTCCCTTTTTGAGCATCCCAGAGGCTCCCTGGCTTTAGCCCCCCCTGTCAGGGTCAGCCTCTGCCttcctttgctctgctgctttgaCTGCTCCAAGCCAGGTCAGAGGTCAGGCAAGACCAGCAACTGCTAAACAGCTGGCCAGATGGTTCTGGGAGTTCACATGGAGGGCAGAAAGCAattagctggctgctggacagacaggcaagccagttggaggaggtggGACGGCCGCCAGTGGGTGCTAAGATCTGAGTggcaagccatgagacacgctcctccttcaaggccttaccagaaatatagagTAGAACAGATTCTATAATTAAGACTGAGCCCCTGGGAAAGGGCAAGCTAAAATTTTGAAAATAAGTGGCTTCACTGTTGCAGTGGGAAGCAGACTTCAGCATGTAAAAGCAGCACGGGCCTCTGAAGTATGAAAGTCCCACTTAACAGAGGTTCATCTGCCATCCATCATGCATTTGCAGGCTGCTAAGACGTTGGCCTCCCTCTGACACCTCCTTTTGTGTCTTCCTTGCAGGAAGCCCAAACCTCTTTGGGGAGCTGCCTCAGTCCTGCCAGCTCCCAATTCCCTACTGGGCCAACGAAACCATGCATTCACACTTGCAGAACCTCACCTACCAAGACGGCAAGCTGCGGGTGAACCAGGCAGGCAAATACTACATCTATGCCCAGATCTACTTCCACTACCCCACAGAAGGCATGAATTCTCAAGCATTGGGCCATCAGCTGGTGCAGTGCATCAACCTCCAGAGCACCAATGGGCAGACCATCCCACTACTCAAAGGCGTGGGCACCAAGTGCTGGGCGCAGGATGCCACCTATGGGCTCCATGCTCTTTACCAAGGGGGCCTCTTTGATCTCAAAGCTGGCGATAAGCTCTTTGTATCTGTCTCTACACTGGACATCAACTACAACGATGCAGAAGGCACATATTTTGGAGCTTTTCGCCTTGATGCATGAAGCAAGTGGAGTGCTTTGCAAAACCATCTGCTGGTAGGTGCCAGCAGTAGTGTTAGGCAGGTCATTACACTACCCTTTCCACTTTGGAGTAAACATATGGACATCTGAATCAGATGCACTGGCTTATGTCAACAGACAACGTCCTGTGTCAGGGCGCCTGCCTACTGTTGTTGCATAACTTTGTAGGCTCAGCATCTCAACATTTTCTCCATTGTTTGTGACTCTCATCAAGATTGCTCCCCAGTGGCAAGCCCAGGGACATGAGACCACTTGAGACCCCAAATCTCCATTTGCTTCTACAGTGGGAACATGGGAGAAAAGACCATGAGAGCCCCTTGCAATCTGGAATTTAAAGAGTCCCTGCGGCAAATAGTACTCCTGTCTGTTAGATGTGTATTCACATGTGCTGAAGGGGAACGAGGACCCACGGAAGGAACCTAGTTACCAGCACGGACCATGGAAAACAGGCTTTCTGCCAAGTGGCCAGAACTAGTGACGTAAGGTGCTCCAGAAGCCTCAACCATCTAACAGATATGTGAAGGAA encodes:
- the LOC143823034 gene encoding tumor necrosis factor ligand superfamily member 10-like; this translates as MTHQAAASQPYFRSDSSDSAAHMLSDGLRAEKYRRKKRCSPVWLAVAAMGILALQIASTTGLFVYFTMSISKLKAQAQGSSEEGHCLLLLRQMEELSDLDELIGNQSCLKLASNIKAYVAMVTESVIRKSAQTDTSNKATNSSGGQLVVRQPSSKPSAHLTLRGWKPSQAGSPNLFGELPQSCQLPIPYWANETMHSHLQNLTYQDGKLRVNQAGKYYIYAQIYFHYPTEGMNSQALGHQLVQCINLQSTNGQTIPLLKGVGTKCWAQDATYGLHALYQGGLFDLKAGDKLFVSVSTLDINYNDAEGTYFGAFRLDA